In Astatotilapia calliptera chromosome 20, fAstCal1.2, whole genome shotgun sequence, one genomic interval encodes:
- the dtx3 gene encoding putative E3 ubiquitin-protein ligase DTX3 isoform X1, which translates to MGSQVSSDEMSVSAGQGSDEVLVSQAVWDYLTAAGRPWLIDFQHKQGMSAGIIRRGERGGCCAVRLQPVEGSRSVGAGVMDGPISSETRKAFIDLCRCARKEMSKQEGGSKRKRALLPCVGVLEQNGEGSLLQPPPPQPRRSQRQQQRLKKPVDEEACVMLHEAAQRKDVDSSMASHGETEDSNTCSICMGDIVEKTTLEKCGHSFCRCCLDQAFKVKKACPVCRLVYGQLIGNQPANGSMIVERDPDLELPGHEGYGCICIIYSFPPGLQSPEHPNPGVRYPGTDRVAYLPDSPEGNRVLGLLRRAFEQRLIFTIGTSMTTGMQNVITWNDIHHKTSIWGGPRCFGYPDPTYLVRVTEELREKGITAD; encoded by the exons ATGGGATCACAAG tTTCCTCTGATGAGATGAGTGTGAGTGCTGGCCAGGGCAGTGATGAGGTGCTGGTTTCACAGGCAGTGTGGGATTACCTGACTGCAGCTGGGCGGCCCTGGCTCATTGACTTCCAGCACAAGCAGGGGATGAGTGCTGGTATCATTAGGCGAGGAGAGAGGGGGGGCTGCTGTGCTGTTCGGCTGCAGCCGGTGGAAGGCTCGAGGAGCGTCGGGGCTGGTGTGATGGATGGACCCATCTCCAGCGAGACGCGAAAAGCTTTCATTGACTTATGCCGTTGTGCCCGCAAAGAAATGAGCAAACAGGAGGGGGGATCCAAGAGGAAGAGGGCTCTGCTGCCCTGTGTGGGAGTCCTGGAGCAGAACGGAGAGGGGAGCCTGCTCCAGCCTCCACCTCCCCAGCCTCGGCGCTCCCAGAGACAGCAGCAGAGGTTAAAGAAGCCTGTTGACGAGGAGGCGTGCGTCATGCTCCACGAGGCTGCCCAGAGGAAAGATGTGGACTCCAGCATGGCTTCCCACGGTGAAACCGAGGACAGTAATACTTGCTCGATCTGCATGGGGGACATAGTGGAGAAGACTACCCTGGAAAAATGTGGCCATTCTTTCTGTCGCTGTTGCCTGGATCAAGCCTTTAAAGTGAAGAAAGCGTGTCCCGTCTGTCGGCTGGTGTATGGGCAGCTGATTGGGAATCAGCCTGCCAATGGCTCGATGATTGTAGAACGAGATCCTGATCTGGAGCTTCCTGGCCATGAAGGCTATGGGTGTATCTGCATCATCTACAGCTTCCCTCCTGGCTTACAGTCG CCAGAACATCCCAACCCGGGTGTGCGGTACCCAGGAACAGACCGTGTGGCCTACCTCCCTGACAGCCCTGAGGGGAACCGTGTGCTGGGCCTGCTACGCCGGGCCTTTGAACAGCGCCTTATCTTCACCATCGGTACCTCCATGACTACGGGCATGCAAAACGTCATCACCTGGAATGACATTCACCACAAGACCTCAATATGGGGCGGGCCACGCTG TTTCGGCTATCCTGACCCCACGTACTTGGTGCGAGTGACAGAGGAGCTCAGAGAGAAGGGCATCACAGCGGACTGA
- the dtx3 gene encoding putative E3 ubiquitin-protein ligase DTX3 isoform X2 has product MSVSAGQGSDEVLVSQAVWDYLTAAGRPWLIDFQHKQGMSAGIIRRGERGGCCAVRLQPVEGSRSVGAGVMDGPISSETRKAFIDLCRCARKEMSKQEGGSKRKRALLPCVGVLEQNGEGSLLQPPPPQPRRSQRQQQRLKKPVDEEACVMLHEAAQRKDVDSSMASHGETEDSNTCSICMGDIVEKTTLEKCGHSFCRCCLDQAFKVKKACPVCRLVYGQLIGNQPANGSMIVERDPDLELPGHEGYGCICIIYSFPPGLQSPEHPNPGVRYPGTDRVAYLPDSPEGNRVLGLLRRAFEQRLIFTIGTSMTTGMQNVITWNDIHHKTSIWGGPRCFGYPDPTYLVRVTEELREKGITAD; this is encoded by the exons ATGAGTGTGAGTGCTGGCCAGGGCAGTGATGAGGTGCTGGTTTCACAGGCAGTGTGGGATTACCTGACTGCAGCTGGGCGGCCCTGGCTCATTGACTTCCAGCACAAGCAGGGGATGAGTGCTGGTATCATTAGGCGAGGAGAGAGGGGGGGCTGCTGTGCTGTTCGGCTGCAGCCGGTGGAAGGCTCGAGGAGCGTCGGGGCTGGTGTGATGGATGGACCCATCTCCAGCGAGACGCGAAAAGCTTTCATTGACTTATGCCGTTGTGCCCGCAAAGAAATGAGCAAACAGGAGGGGGGATCCAAGAGGAAGAGGGCTCTGCTGCCCTGTGTGGGAGTCCTGGAGCAGAACGGAGAGGGGAGCCTGCTCCAGCCTCCACCTCCCCAGCCTCGGCGCTCCCAGAGACAGCAGCAGAGGTTAAAGAAGCCTGTTGACGAGGAGGCGTGCGTCATGCTCCACGAGGCTGCCCAGAGGAAAGATGTGGACTCCAGCATGGCTTCCCACGGTGAAACCGAGGACAGTAATACTTGCTCGATCTGCATGGGGGACATAGTGGAGAAGACTACCCTGGAAAAATGTGGCCATTCTTTCTGTCGCTGTTGCCTGGATCAAGCCTTTAAAGTGAAGAAAGCGTGTCCCGTCTGTCGGCTGGTGTATGGGCAGCTGATTGGGAATCAGCCTGCCAATGGCTCGATGATTGTAGAACGAGATCCTGATCTGGAGCTTCCTGGCCATGAAGGCTATGGGTGTATCTGCATCATCTACAGCTTCCCTCCTGGCTTACAGTCG CCAGAACATCCCAACCCGGGTGTGCGGTACCCAGGAACAGACCGTGTGGCCTACCTCCCTGACAGCCCTGAGGGGAACCGTGTGCTGGGCCTGCTACGCCGGGCCTTTGAACAGCGCCTTATCTTCACCATCGGTACCTCCATGACTACGGGCATGCAAAACGTCATCACCTGGAATGACATTCACCACAAGACCTCAATATGGGGCGGGCCACGCTG TTTCGGCTATCCTGACCCCACGTACTTGGTGCGAGTGACAGAGGAGCTCAGAGAGAAGGGCATCACAGCGGACTGA